From Papaver somniferum cultivar HN1 unplaced genomic scaffold, ASM357369v1 unplaced-scaffold_29, whole genome shotgun sequence, a single genomic window includes:
- the LOC113341479 gene encoding formin-like protein 5 — protein MKEARQIQPFRLESTSSSLRSNAKKNLGVLNLVVDLVVFFAIICRLLPSTTTDGGHEHIQRGYSFSIAQQKAVEEEEEDNDEDGEEVEVALEKSTEETEEEEMVVEKKNELLLISAQQYAVEEEEKADEEGEEVLEKSKEEEEVVEKKKEDLEEVEVEENENNGPHRSGTKREHHHHQYHRLCRRHSQLTMNQKQPTVGNERKNSGSSLTSRQESFLAPEERIFAYNQVNRYQYAPLHRPDASAPPIPEFYDTQYTSNPRTIRRVDAFTSPASLPQPTVKSKRDPLPQPPPRRRKEREERRVSTQSKKAKKGESGRFPFQSGVPPATRQIQPPLPEIAPSVQPSQSSVAQSSSPVPPPPAHPQSFLTELFKPNNNKKKVNSKAAQPHPLADPPTSSVLQKFVKKSSQIKKFLSGAGLPPPLPPQPPAPPPLPEPPPPKKTSEKPPVPPVGSSNLHKNTRPSSPMPQNLTFPAPKATKPCGMKRATNHGTPVPTITNNSNTLLRKRKQTTDSHFKKEIYVEIGDNLH, from the exons ATGAAAGAAGCACGACAAATCCAACCTTTTCGTCTGGAAAGCACTTCATCATCGTTAAG ATCTAATGCGAAGAAAAATTTGGGCGTTCTGAATCTTGTTGTGGACCTTGTGGTCTTCTTTGCTATTATTTGTCGACTGCTTCCAAGCACCACCACTGACGGAGGACATGAGCATATTCAGAGGGGCTATAGTTTTTCAATTGCGCAGCAAAAAGCtgtggaggaggaagaggaggacaATGATGAGGACGGCGAGGAGGTGGAGGTGGCGCTAGAAAAGTCAACGGAAGAGACGGAGgaggaggagatggtggtggaaaAGAAAAACGAACTGCTTCTCATAAGCGCCCAGCAATATGcagtggaggaggaggagaaagCGGACGAGGAAGGCGAGGAGGTGCTGGAAAAGTCAAAGgaagaggaggaggtggtggaaaagaaaaaagaagatctggaggaggtggaggtggaggagaACGAAAATAATGGACCTCACAGATCTGGGACAAAAAGAGAGcaccatcatcatcaatatcACCGTCTTTGCCGTCGTCATTCTCAGTTAACCATGAACCAAAAACAGCCAACTGTTGGAAATGAAAGAAAGAACAGTGGTTCATCCCTTACTTCAAGACAAGAATCATTTCTGGCACCGGAAGAGCGAATATTTGCCTATAACCAAGTCAACAGATATCAATATGCACCCCTTCATCGACCCGATGCATCAGCTCCACCTATACCCGAATTTTACGACACCCAATATACCAGCAATCCAAGAACTATACGGCGAGTTGATGCATTTACATCACCAGCATCACTCCCGCAGCCAACAGTAAAGTCTAAAAGAGATCCACTACCACAGCCACCaccgagaagaagaaaagagagggaGGAGAGAAGAGTAAGTACTCAATCAAAAAAAGCTAAGAAAGGGGAATCCGGAAGATTTCCGTTCCAGTCTGGTGTACCACCCGCCACACGACAAATACAGCCACCACTACCAGAAATAGCTCCATCGGTACAACCGTCTCAGTCTTCTGTTGCTCAATCATCATCCCCAGTTCCTCCGCCACCGGCACATCCGCAATCATTTCTAACAGAATTATTCAAACCAAACAATAACAAGAAAAAAGTCAACTCCAAGGCTGCCCAGCCACATCCATTAGCAGATCCACCTACTTCATCAGTTCTTCAGAAGTTTGTCAAGAAGAGTAGTCAGATTAAGAAATTCCTTTCTGGTGCGGGTTTACCACCACCTCTGCCGCCACAACCACCGGCGCCACCGCCATTACCGGAACCACCGCCACCCAAAAAAACATCAGAGAAGCCACCTGTACCACCAGTTGGGTCATCCAATTTGCATAAAAATACGAGACCATCTTCCCCGATGCCTCAAAATCTCACATTTCCGGCCCCAAAAGCTACTAAACCATGTGGTATGAAAAGGGCGACAAATCACGGAACGCCAGTACCAACAATAACAAATAATTCAAATACTTTGCTGCGCAAGAGAAAGCAGACCACAGATAGTCACTTTAAGAAAGAAATTTATGTAGAAATCGGCGATAATCTCCATTGA